In Carassius carassius chromosome 2, fCarCar2.1, whole genome shotgun sequence, the DNA window GAAAacatctcattttcatttttaggagaACTATCCCATTTGGCAGAAccatagtttatttatatttcttatagAAGAATTTAGCTCTCTTAGTAGTTTTGATTGGTTGAGTTTGATCCCTTCATGATCCCAGTACTTCCACttgttttttgtacttttttgattgttattattatgactTTGTACAGCCCTGCTTTATTTGTCCTGTTAAACAAACAAATCGTATCACCTCCTACGTATGACTTGGTGTGAGAAAAGGAATATTCCCATTGGTGCAGTGTTATCACCTGTGTTTCATGAACCGAAATCCAAACAGAACAAGGTCTTCCTGTAGCTGCGCACAATGTGGCATTCTTCATCGCACCTGGCTGCCagcttactgtgtgtgtgtgtgtgtgtgtgtgtcagtaaaagGACAGAACTGCATTCTTTCATTTCTTTCAAGCCCCTGCACCCCTTCTGTCCCTCTCTGTCTGTTTTGAAAACACAAACATTCCCATGACATGAAGATTGCACAGGAACAAAACCTGTCTTCTGTTCTCTGTGTGTCTCATTGCAGTGAATGTTCTCTGCAACATGATTGCATTGCATTCTTGAAGTTCTCATTACATACAGTAGTGCAGAATGTGGCGGCTGTCAGAACATGCAAATGTTATTGTTGCTTTCACACTGGAAACAAGTTCATTTCTAAACTCCTAGAGAATGAGGTCTTATGTGTAGACCTGCAAGTCATCTGTAACAGAATCTGAATGCTTGACATTCACATActctttcttttgtgtttaatTACTTAGTTACACTTTACAACAAGGTTAAATTTGTAAACATGAACTTagaataaactatttttttaaagcattcattAATCTAGTTTTAAATAGATGTTTTTACATAATGCATCAATGTCAGTttattatacactactgttcaaaaggacTGGCTTTCATCAGCTCACACTCATGTGTTCTCTTTGTAAGCAAGCATTGTAGTTAATGCAGTAACATCACTTTATATGCTGTAAAATCACATGCATGAAAGTTTGAGCagcacaaaatacacacacacacacacacacacctctttctTGGGTCAAAGTTTTTTGataggcaatatttttttttataacgtaAGTGGGTCAACTGGCTTGTAATGGGAAACCATCTTCTACTCTGGTATAAGCTGGTTCAGTCTTGGAGATGATTGAAGCTGGCATAGAATGGTCTCCGCTCTGAGACACAGAGAGTAGGAGGTTTGGCATCGCTGAATCACTGGCCTGAGACTGGTCTGGCCTTTCTTAAGGCTCATTCTTTCTTACTGAATGTGTTCTCGTCTTGGTTTTCTAAATTTAATTTCTAATCtgtctttttattcatttcacaGAGAGACGTCCAGCATTCCACTCATCCCTCTGGGACTGAAGGAGACAAAGGATGTGGATTTCTCAGTTGCTCTCAAGGTCAGGCATCAAGCTTTTCAAAGTGAAAAGGGGAAGTAGGTCACAGCAGAAGaaacaatgaatgaataaactCCATAAAACTTTAATTGTGGTTTTGAAAGTCTACAGTGATATTTGAAGCATGCTCCTTATTATCTTATAAATAAGTGGGTGTTGAGATGTTTGTTGAGAGACGAGGATCAATCAGTTTTTGGTATGCTTCCACTGTAATGACACAGCCATGGTGAATCTATGACACTGTCATTGTTTTCTCACTACAGACAAGTTTAGCAAGAGGAACAGGCCTATGAATGCGTGACTGTGTGACATTTTTGTGTTTGCTTTGACAGCGAGAGTAAAttgatgtgaatttttatttatttatttattttttcaacaggACATCATCCTGGACCACTACAGTGAAGACGGCTCAAACTTTCAGGTTGAGATCGATGACCTGATGGACCTGAGACAGGTATGATGTGACATCTGAAAAAGTGTTCGGTTCGAAACCCAAGGCTGAACAACGAGACCGGTCTGATTGGAGTGAATGTGTGTATTTCAGGCCTGTCGGACCCCCAGTCGTAATCCTTCTGGTGTAGATTTGCTTGCAAACTACTTCAGTCAACTGTCCTTTTTAGAACCTCGATTCTTCTCCCCTACACGCCAGATTGCCATTTTCTTCACTTGGTACGTTGAATCTCACCCACACTAGCAGTGATATGTTTGTAATGACATTATACACCACTGTATCAGCTGTAAACATCACAAGTCATTCAGAGAAAACACACAGTTGGTCTGACTGGGCTGtaaaaaaattactaataatAAAGCTACAGGATGCACTTCAGCATTGCATATTTAACCAAACTAAAAATAAGCCTCATCAGTGCTTTTGTCATCATGAGTTTTAACAAATTTTTTGTGCCTTCGCAGGTATGACTCTTTTACTGGTGTGCCTGTGTGCCAGCAGAACATCTCTCTGGAGAAAGCCAGCATACTCTTCAACATGGCAGCTCTATACTCCCAGATTGGAACCCGTGCCGATAGACAGACACAAGCTGGACTCGAGGACGCCATTGCTGCCTTCCAGAAATCTGCAGGTGAGATGTTTTAAGTAGATGCACTTGAGCAGAAAAGATGCACATAACCAGCTTGGAACATCAGTAATGTGGTACAGATCCAGATTAGTTTGCAAGAAGGCAAGGTAAATATCCAAAACTGGCTATGATGAACTGTGGATGAGCTCCTGCCTCATGAGAACAGACCATATATTTGGGTTCTGGTTGGGTTTCAAAGTGGAGAGAACATGATGTAATCCTTCCCCCTCATCAGCGGATCTGTTAAAGGCTCATGGGAACTCTTGGCTAGTTTTTAACCTCCTTAAAATAACAGCAGCATAAAGAGAGATTTGGCTGGCTTTCTTAAGCTATCAAAACAGCCAACCCTGCTGTCTTTCATCACAATGACTGTTTTGAATTACTCCACCGGAAAGAAGGGCCAaatatgatctctctctctccttttgttgttgtgattttgacAAAGATTGATTGACACATTGTCCttcaggtcttttttttttaatctcttaaGATGTGTTTGCAAAAGCATTAAAAGGAGGAAATGACAGTGCTTTTTACATAAGTCAAATAATGTTGGGAATCTTAAGAAATTATCTAGAATTTTGGaaacaattctcactattaactagctgcttatttgcatgcatattaatagcacactggctgtttattagtacttataaagcaaatattaatgccttattccagtggttcccaacctttttcaactcgcggcccacacaaccacacacatgtttgcgcggcccacttaaaaaaaaattaactgaccctgctattgttgggttaataactaagtactcagaagctagattgttaactgtatttattgaatgaactagggctgtgtgatatgaaaaaaaaaaaaaaaaaccctatcgcgatttctttgatcaattttgcgattgtgacacacagatatgcttttacagtcataaattcattcaggattaatttgaaacatatttccaaaagaaaaccaattagagctttatcaaaaagttcacacagacagtgtgtgaacctggagttaggcatatgcccagtctgttctgttctcgcgctaggcgcaatgcattctgattggatcggatagcataactacgggaggtcagggccacggaaaatcgtgctataaagagATTTAGAAATCGTTCAAATCATGATcacggaccacaggttgaaaaccactgccttATTCTATAGGACCAtaatttagatcccttaatccaccttgaacctaaacttaacaactaacttACTTAATatttataagcagcaaattaggagtttattggggGAATATTCTTATATTAATAGTgaatgtgttccctattctaaagttttACCCGAATTTTCTGTTTAATTTACACACTGCTAAATTTGAATGCAAATATAAGGATGCTGATTTCCAATATTAAATTCTGCCTAATTCTGtctgtttgattttgtttgtgtatgttctgCTGCAGGTGTGCTGCACTACCTGAAGGAGACATTTACACACACCCCCAGTTATGATATGAGCCCTGCTATGCTGAGCATGTTGATCCGGCTGATGCTAGCACAGGCGCAGGAGTGTATGTTTGAGCTAATTACTCTTCCAGGAATCCGAAATGAGTTCTTCAGCCTGCTCAAAATAGCACAAGAGGCTGCCAAGGTACGAAAAAAAATCTGTGATATTACAGTTATTagttcagcaaggatgtattattatataattgatTAAAAGGGGCTTTAaagaatatttcaaataaattattttgttttaaacattttaaatctattaatcaaagaatcagtTTGCatggatattttaaattgtaacaatatttcacgtgctgagcataagagactttttcaaaaaaacaatcttactgacccttaacttttgaacagtagtgaatgtacatgtaaataacaaaaaaaaatataaaaaaaaatatgctatgattattattttttattttttttgtatgttcttTCTGTTATAATTCAACCTGGGATGTCTATATAAGGTCTGTTTTAAAGCCTAAGGTTATGCCTCTGTCCAGAGTGCTTGTGACATTTACCCCTCTCACCTTTCTGTTCTCAGGTGGGGGAGACCTACAGTGAAGTTCACCAGTCCATGATCCAGACCCCTATTAAGAACAACGTGCCCTTTTTCTGGACCACCATGTCCGAGCTGAAGACCAGTCACTACAACTCTCTCGCCCATTACTTTGTCTCCACAGCTCTGCTGGACCACCATTGTAAGTCACAGCTCGGCTAACAGCCCACTGGAACCTTTAAAAGGTTACCTTTGTGTCTCATTCATAGAAAATGTTTCCATTTCCTTGGGAGAGTAAAGGAATCAGGTGTCAGTGCTTTAATGGACTTTTATTCTGAGGTGTTTTTTTAAGGACATTAAGAGAGGGAGGTAGAAGAAAGGCAGGGATGGTTTAATATCTCAGGCTGTGTTTGACAGGGTTCTGATAGACTGCGCCAGAACAAATTAGATTATGTAACATTCTTGTTGTTATTCAAGTAGTCACTCCCCCATCCCCtctttttcacttctgtttttATGTCGCCACAacagacattttttaatgttaatgtacATGTTTCCTGTTTTATTGAAATAAGCAATGCAGTTTAAATATTGATGATTttatgtgtctgtatgtgtaGTGACGCCCAGTGATGATGAGGACAAGCAAGAGAAGGCTCTGTCACAACTGTATGATACCATGCCAGAGAGCCGTTCTCCTTTTGACATCCTGAAGGATAAGGAGGAGAGACGGCGGATAGGTGAGAGGTTTCTACATACAGACCTGTCTCACCTACAGAGAGTGTAAATGATTGGGATATTCCAGTTAAACACACTAAACTAACCGTTTCTTTCTGTTTGCTCAGGTAAAGCTCATCTGCAGCGCTCCATCATGGGACACGAAGAGGCCATCCGTATACATTCTCGCTGTCGACACCTGCAAAAACTGGACATCCTGAGTGACATCCTACAAGCTGGCCTCAAGCGCTCTATTACCAAGTTTGAACAAAACGACAAGGAAGATGAGTTCACAGACTACATGCTTGCACCAGATATCATCTGTGAGTAAGAGATGGACAACTGATATTAATGGTCTCACTAGACTTTTCTACTTTCTAAAATTTTTTACAGTCACTGCAATGGTCCTAATATGAATTTTAATTCAGCTAAGAGTCAAGCCTTCATGATCCATTAAACTTTAACATTGGAACACAGTGCATTTCGCACGAGCTTGCATTTCCTGTCTCTCACATTTGCACGAGTATTATGGAAGTCAGTGGAGCGAAAAGTGTAGTGTATCAGAAATGCATTTAAGCATGACACGTTTGTATCATAAACACTAATGCATCCGGATGTGTCCTGGCACGTTTGTGATATGCAATGCTGGTATAAACAAACGTTCTGTCTCGCCTGATCATGTGATTGGATTATTGTAGATTTATGTTATTGGCTCATTGTGTAGAAAGTTGTTAtaggttgtttgtttgtttatatctaAAAAGTATCCTTTTTGCAACGGTGAGTTTGTTTTGGCCGAATCATCGcagtttaaactgcgatttggtCTAATTAGAACCTGCATCTTACCGTAGAGAACCACAGTGGTTCTGTAAGTTCAGTTGACCGTATAAACATGCTGTAACCCTGTTTTCCTCCTCCTCTGTTAGCTAAAACAGAAAAGAAAGCTGAGATGGAGATTCCAGCTGCCACCAAGGTGAAAGTCAAAGACCTATTCCAGCGGCTGGTATGTGGGCTACTAATTTCACTCAAAGACATTTCGAGCTCTTTTCACAGCACAGGAATGCTCTTGCAAATTagcaggttttttcttttttttaagtacacaCAGAATAGTTTTACATAACATCCTGTGAGCATGTGTGCTGTTGAACAGACCCATGTTGATTGACCTGTACACACTGGCCAAACAGACCACAGCCCCAGTGATCCAAGGTTCCAGTTTCATTAGTAAAACCAAAATACTGTAACCAGTTGGCAATGGCAACAAgttgtaatttagatttttttgggaAATCTGTTTGGTCAGTCTGTAGAGTATTATACTCCTTTTACAGTACTAATATGAATAACCCTGGTTTGAACATGAATTTCAAAGTTGTATGACATCCCGTACTATGACTTTATGAAACTCAAATCCACTGTGTCATCACTGTTGTCTAACTCCTACTTTGAACAAACCTCTAACCTTTAGTATTTAATGTTGGCACAAAACTCATTCTTTACTATTTGTCCACAGACAAATACATATTGAACAGCTTTTTGAACGCAGATGTGCTGtcacattttaaagtgttttttaaacTTGTGTAAAGTTTTTTGTAAAGAAGTAGCCTACTGTTAATGAAACCCAGTATCATTGATGATAATGTTACTGATATCTCTATTAAATTTTCCATAAATTGTAGCCAATAATTACAGCCtttcaacattacaatataattGAAAGCCATTATTTTTTAACACTTAACAGGCTCTGAAAAATTTCCACTTTAAATTTAAGTCttcacataaactataaattgtgtatatataaactataaaattaatataaattaatcttAATTCAAAATACCAAAGTTCATTCGCGACTAGAGCAGTGGAAGGATTTCTCCTTTTTCTTTGATTTTTATCAATGACAGACTTCCATCAggtttcactttaaataaatacatgtgacCTGTAGAATTTAACCTACAAGTAAGTTTATTTGTATGATAACACTAACTGTAAAGTGTAATGGAGtaatcaaaatagcctttttacACAGTCTGTTCTTTttactatttacatttttagtttagtaactttaacttatgctttaaaatgatttttagtttttagaGTGCActgattttaaccctttttttgcacataatatatgccTAAATGCTTgcattcactttatttgtttaatccaaattcaaaatacagagacatataggctactgtatactgcaaatcagcccaaaaaataaaataaaataaatattgctatatattaatggcatttaaaaaaaaaaaatggccaaaattaactaaactgtaaATGGTTTACCCCCACAACAAACCCAGCCGGCCTGCTCGCCACACTGATTCTAAGGTTGGCAGGTCTGtatgttttaactgcatttttaatttgttaaattgaatagaataatagaatagaataatttTGACTGTGCTAGAATTGTAAATCTGGTGTACAGAACTGGAACATTCGAGAACCACATTGACGTATATATTCTGTTCCCTCCGGCTGTGGGGAGCAGGGTCATTCAGGTGAAAGAGGCAGAGTTTATGATCTGGTTAGTTTTTATGGACGCGTATGTTTTAGTTTTACCCCCTTCAGATGTCTGAGTGACTTTCAGAAAGTTTAAAGAACCACTGCTGTGATCCTGTAGCAGTTGCCATGGGCACTTTAAAATGACCCCCTCGCTTGAATTCCATTTCCGTAATACACAGGGAGTTCAGTTTTACATAAAAGCTTTGCAAGTCCTTAATGATGTTGAGTGGCCTTTCTGAGGCAGAGGTCAACCAAATGCTGCATATGCCTTAAACAAGTGGTTCTAAACCATGTTGACTTTCAGACTTTTTCACCTTTGGTACTTCTGTTAAAATAAACTAAGATTATGTGaacaaaattgacattttgtaTTCAGACTTATAATAAGGTCTGGCTCTTTGGTGAAGAACTATTCAAGCCTAACATCACCTCAGATGTCGGCGCTTTTCttgataatattaaataaactttattcATCACATGAGCAAAGCCATTCGCATATACTGCATGAAGTCAGCGTGCCAGTAAGCCAAATGTTTGGATAACGAACAGGGTCAGATTAGAAAGACCAGGGTGCCAGGCTAAAGTTAAAAACACCCTGTGTGTCTTTGAATTTGGTGAGTTGCTATAGTGATTTGGTGTTGTATTTGTGTTGCATAGGGGCCTTTGTCAGTGTTTTCAGCAAAGCAGAGATGGTCAGCCCCGCGAACCATCAGACTGAGACTACAGGACAGAGACCTCGGATTCACTCTGAAGGGAGATGCACCCGTTCAGATACAGTCACTGGATCCACTTTGTCCCGCAGCGGTGAGTATTTACGCACCGACACAGACACCAATGATGTTAGTTCACCAGAAGATACAGTTTTTGCCACcattcatttactcatccttgtgTTGTGCAAAACCTTTATCATGTTTCTTGAAGTGGTTTTGTCCTTGTGCAAACATTTCTCTCCCcgtcattttatttcaattaaataattaCTGCTGTGTCACCTTAATAAGAAGAACAAACAGAAACGGATAACTGTCGTGACATTTATCAAAGCGATAACCTCATCTTTGCATACGTGTAAATGTCCCTGAAGCTGAGGACAGTAGATTTCATCTTTGCCCACAGCAAttgtatgaaaacaaaacacctgTTTATCCACGCCCACTGCACCTGTTTTTGACCATGTGAGTGTCAAGCAGCTGTGTGTCTCCCACAGATAACCCCCCTCATTTTTGTTGGCCTGATCTCGGTGGTAACGGCCGTGTGGTCGTGCCGATAAACTCATACCATAAATAATAGTGGAAAAGCGCCACTCTTGCAGGACGTGATTTACTTCTCTGACCTTTTTCTCTttcctttgtttctttttcttcccaCTATCTCTTTATCACTAGGCTGAGGGGTTGAAAGAAGGAGATTACCTCGTTGCTGTGGGCGACACCGAGTGTAAATGGATGGGAGTGAGTGATGTTATGAAGCTTTTAAAGGATGTGGATGAGGAGGGCGTCAGCATCAGAGTGGTCAGCATGTTGGATAGCAGCAGCCAACCAATGGTAACTACATTTATCTCATGGTTTATTTACCTGCCATTCTCTGATTGCATGAGAAATTATATGTAAAATTTTGTAATTAGGTTCATTTAgataaactaaaaataacaagATCGATACGAATAGACACTactgtaagatttttttgtttgtttgttaaaggaATTTGATACTTTAattcaggaaggatgcattaaattgaaaaatgctgttctttttaataaacttaaaaaagcagcatgactgttttaacattgattttttttttttctaaatcagcatattacaatgatttgtgaaggatcagatatgcattacagaaataaattacattgcaaatatattaaaatcttaCCAAGAACTAGTTAATATTAACAATGTTCACAATGCGTGGCTGtatgaaattaattatatatatatatatatatatatatatatatatatatatatatatatattcaattatattcTCAAGCCTAACCAATAACTAAACTCGGTTtcattaatcattcattaattcattaatgtcTGCTGTGTGAAGTTTAATTTTCACATTTGAGGGTCTTGCTGTTGGTTTTTGTGAATATTTGTGGGTGTTGATAGACTGTGTAAATAAAACATCAGCAGAACCAAAAGCATAAATACACTGATGACTGACTCATAATAGAATTACGTTCTCATTAAATCAACAACAAAAGCTCACCTAATGTAGCCAGGCCTGTGTCATAGTGTAACAGAAATGCATACAAGTACATGTAATTTTAGCCATAGTGATCTTAAGTTTGCTGTAGATAGAGCATGGAAATATAAGTGAGTATTTAAATTGAGTGTTCATAGTTTTTAATTCAGATCAAGTTTTGCTAAGTTTAATTGCCTCTCCTCTTTCTATTTCTGCAGCCCACCAAGAGTGCTACATACGGCGGTCTGCCGAAGACCTACTCTATGATCTGCCTGGCACATGTAGAGGATGATAAGAAGTCTCGCAAGGTAGCAAAAAAGCCATCATTTCTCAGCTGGGGTCTCAAGAACAAGCAGAAGAGCGTTAGTATGCTGAGTCTCCCCAATGCAGATTACAGTGGACCCTGGAACAGACCCTGCCCAACCTACCCTAGGTCCTATAATGAAAGTGCCCTCTACTAAacacacaaaattggatttatacATACGCTGTTGGTGTAACAACACTATATTACAAGAAACAAGAGAGGGATTTTTAGAAAGATCGAAATTACAGATGCAAATGTACATTTTGCACAGATCTACAGTATAAACACAGGTTTAAGCTATACTTTTATTCTTTCATTAGTTTGTGAAAATTCTGTGTCTTAACGAATCGGTAgataaaaacacaatgtgtaTGCTGCTcagagtattttttattattgtttgttttattgctcTTGTATTGAATGGGTAAATGATGTGATGAaggaattattaattttttttttttttttttttttgagaattccACTAATTAGTGGCACAGACAGGCATCCTCCTCAAATAAAAATGAGGGTTGGTTGATTGGCAGTTAACCTGTGGCCTTTTTTGTGCAGGTTTCTGTGATGATCTTATATCATGGAAATGGAATCCTAACTCTGTCAATCACTGTAGAAGAACAAAATGGCGAAGAGGGCAGCGAGTAGCTTTTGTCAGAGAATG includes these proteins:
- the LOC132106792 gene encoding rhophilin-2-like produces the protein MTDTLIPNKCKTSGPVENGYFKKGCNPFAQTGRSKLQNKRALLNQQIIKQMRMRAGAENLLKATSNNKVREQVVLELSYVNSDLQLLMEQLEGLNSSVDVYQNVQETSSIPLIPLGLKETKDVDFSVALKDIILDHYSEDGSNFQVEIDDLMDLRQACRTPSRNPSGVDLLANYFSQLSFLEPRFFSPTRQIAIFFTWYDSFTGVPVCQQNISLEKASILFNMAALYSQIGTRADRQTQAGLEDAIAAFQKSAGVLHYLKETFTHTPSYDMSPAMLSMLIRLMLAQAQECMFELITLPGIRNEFFSLLKIAQEAAKVGETYSEVHQSMIQTPIKNNVPFFWTTMSELKTSHYNSLAHYFVSTALLDHHLTPSDDEDKQEKALSQLYDTMPESRSPFDILKDKEERRRIGKAHLQRSIMGHEEAIRIHSRCRHLQKLDILSDILQAGLKRSITKFEQNDKEDEFTDYMLAPDIISKTEKKAEMEIPAATKVKVKDLFQRLGPLSVFSAKQRWSAPRTIRLRLQDRDLGFTLKGDAPVQIQSLDPLCPAAAEGLKEGDYLVAVGDTECKWMGVSDVMKLLKDVDEEGVSIRVVSMLDSSSQPMPTKSATYGGLPKTYSMICLAHVEDDKKSRKVAKKPSFLSWGLKNKQKSVSMLSLPNADYSGPWNRPCPTYPRSYNESALY